From a region of the Leptospira kmetyi serovar Malaysia str. Bejo-Iso9 genome:
- the rsmH gene encoding 16S rRNA (cytosine(1402)-N(4))-methyltransferase RsmH, protein MESPCRTGTSEKNGTRLEPVHYSVQGNDILRIFAENFSKDDSVLFLDGTAGEGGHSLLFLKEFPKSKVILCDLDPVMLSRARARLSDFAERVIPIETNFSDIDSDLLNKHGITEAPQGILLDLGISTFHLFHSGRGFSFREAEPLDMRLTPDGGLSAEDVINTYSKDKLMHIFYTYGEERWSKKIAEVIVERRKQNSISYTSDLADLISKIIPRKFWPPGRHPATRIFQALRIEVNQELAHIERGLDSLLNLLRLGGVIQVISFHSLEDRIVKNSLRDYAKQNGFELLTKKPILPSEEETRENPASRSAKLRVLRKTKSVDKKYRKEDFEEEEE, encoded by the coding sequence ATAGAATCTCCTTGCAGGACCGGCACTTCGGAAAAGAATGGAACGAGATTGGAACCGGTTCACTATTCAGTTCAAGGAAACGATATTCTTCGAATATTTGCGGAGAATTTTTCCAAAGACGATTCCGTTTTATTCTTAGATGGAACCGCGGGAGAAGGCGGACATAGCCTTCTCTTCTTGAAAGAATTTCCCAAATCCAAAGTCATACTCTGCGACCTAGACCCGGTCATGTTGTCGAGGGCCCGCGCCCGTCTTTCCGATTTTGCGGAACGAGTGATTCCGATCGAAACGAATTTTTCGGACATCGATTCGGATCTTTTAAACAAACACGGAATCACCGAAGCGCCTCAGGGAATTCTTTTGGATCTCGGGATTTCCACATTTCATCTTTTTCATTCGGGAAGGGGATTCAGTTTTCGGGAAGCGGAACCGCTTGACATGCGACTTACTCCGGACGGTGGACTCAGCGCCGAAGACGTAATCAACACGTATTCCAAAGACAAGTTGATGCATATCTTTTATACGTACGGCGAGGAACGTTGGTCCAAGAAGATCGCCGAGGTCATCGTAGAAAGAAGAAAACAAAATTCGATCTCTTATACGTCCGATCTCGCGGATCTCATTTCCAAAATCATACCGCGTAAGTTTTGGCCTCCCGGAAGACATCCCGCGACTCGGATCTTTCAAGCGCTTCGCATCGAGGTCAATCAGGAGTTGGCCCATATCGAAAGAGGACTCGATTCTCTTTTGAATCTTTTGCGTTTGGGCGGGGTGATTCAAGTCATCTCGTTTCATTCTCTGGAAGATAGAATCGTAAAAAATTCCCTTCGCGATTATGCGAAACAAAACGGTTTTGAACTTCTCACCAAAAAACCGATTCTTCCCTCCGAAGAGGAAACAAGGGAGAATCCGGCTTCCCGTTCCGCAAAATTGAGAGTGCTTAGAAAAACGAAATCGGTCGATAAAAAATATAGAAAGGAAGATTTCGAGGAAGAGGAAGAATAG
- a CDS encoding menaquinone biosynthetic enzyme MqnA/MqnD family protein, which translates to MKIGIVKHLNARPLTWGFEQDNKHEIVSDNPAILKDYLLNGEIDLGLISSIECLRNEKILNTYYATGVCAREKVRSILFFKNKREEFPPRLILTDNGSKTSMSLVRVLVHEESGVVPDVRPTDSNTIQEQIENGIGSHMLFGDNALLAKWNPDFYEVKDLAQWWNEITGLGFIFALWASKKPLEAEDSLFIQSLEYGISHIEEIISHESRLPESVVREYLTRELHYKVTEEDRNGFLLFGDKCKKLNLL; encoded by the coding sequence TTGAAAATAGGAATCGTTAAACATCTAAACGCAAGACCGTTGACCTGGGGATTCGAACAAGACAATAAACACGAAATCGTTTCGGACAATCCCGCAATACTCAAAGACTATCTTTTAAACGGAGAAATCGATCTCGGTTTGATCTCTTCCATCGAATGTCTTCGCAACGAAAAAATTCTCAACACGTATTACGCGACCGGCGTATGCGCGCGAGAAAAAGTAAGATCCATTCTATTCTTTAAAAACAAAAGGGAAGAATTTCCGCCGCGTTTGATTCTTACGGACAACGGTTCGAAAACGAGCATGTCCTTAGTGAGAGTTCTCGTTCACGAAGAAAGCGGAGTCGTGCCGGACGTACGACCTACGGATTCGAATACGATTCAGGAACAGATCGAAAACGGAATCGGATCTCATATGCTTTTCGGTGACAACGCGCTTCTCGCAAAATGGAATCCGGATTTTTACGAGGTCAAGGACTTAGCGCAATGGTGGAACGAGATCACCGGTCTCGGATTTATCTTCGCGCTTTGGGCGAGTAAAAAACCTTTGGAAGCGGAAGATTCCCTCTTCATTCAATCTTTGGAATATGGAATTTCTCACATAGAGGAAATCATTTCGCACGAATCGAGGCTTCCCGAATCCGTGGTCCGAGAATATCTCACAAGAGAACTTCACTACAAAGTGACGGAAGAGGATCGAAACGGATTCTTACTCTTCGGCGATAAATGCAAAAAATTGAATCTTTTGTAG
- the mraY gene encoding phospho-N-acetylmuramoyl-pentapeptide-transferase — protein sequence MFYYLYDLYFNHLDSLRIFSYVTFRALMAGLTSMLVTFWLGHKVIDFLYGLKFRESVRDDGPKSHEAKKGTPTMGGLLIIGSLLLSVLLWGNLKNLNVLMLAGFSLCFSALGFADDYMKSVKKIKGGMRARTKFVLSILISLAFCILFFYYTGVTPFGHSGKIPFHLTDLFFPFVKGPVIALGVLAIPFSIIVIIGSSHAVNLTDGLDGLATGTVAIAVVTLGIIAYFSGTPIVANYLNIPYLPGAHEYSVFLSALAGALLGFLWFNAHPAQVFMGDTGSLFLGATLGMVVILLKKEILLLILGAIFVSEALSVILQVGSFKLTGKRIFKMAPLHHHFELGGVKETKIVIRFWIIAVILAIISLSTLKIQ from the coding sequence ATGTTTTATTATCTCTACGATCTTTACTTCAATCACTTGGATTCTCTTCGGATTTTCAGTTACGTTACCTTCCGCGCGTTGATGGCGGGTTTGACTTCCATGCTCGTTACGTTTTGGCTCGGACATAAGGTCATCGACTTTTTATACGGTTTGAAGTTTAGGGAATCGGTTCGGGACGACGGTCCTAAATCCCACGAAGCGAAGAAGGGAACGCCGACGATGGGCGGTCTTTTGATCATCGGTTCGCTTTTGCTTTCGGTTCTGCTCTGGGGTAATTTAAAGAATTTGAATGTTCTTATGCTCGCCGGTTTTTCTCTTTGTTTTTCCGCCTTGGGTTTTGCGGACGATTATATGAAGTCCGTCAAAAAGATCAAGGGGGGAATGCGCGCGAGAACCAAGTTCGTTCTTTCGATTCTGATCTCTCTGGCTTTTTGTATATTATTCTTTTATTATACGGGTGTGACCCCGTTCGGACATTCCGGTAAAATTCCTTTTCATCTGACGGATCTGTTTTTTCCGTTCGTAAAAGGCCCCGTGATCGCGTTAGGCGTTCTTGCAATTCCCTTTTCGATCATCGTGATCATCGGTTCTTCGCACGCCGTAAATCTTACGGACGGTTTGGACGGACTCGCGACCGGAACCGTCGCGATCGCAGTGGTAACTCTCGGAATCATCGCGTATTTTTCCGGAACTCCGATCGTCGCGAATTACTTGAACATTCCGTATCTTCCGGGCGCTCACGAATATTCCGTTTTTCTTTCCGCTCTTGCGGGAGCTCTTTTGGGTTTTCTTTGGTTCAACGCGCATCCGGCTCAGGTGTTTATGGGCGATACAGGTTCTCTCTTTTTGGGAGCGACTCTCGGGATGGTCGTCATTCTTTTGAAAAAGGAAATTCTTCTTTTGATCTTAGGTGCGATCTTTGTCAGCGAAGCGCTTTCTGTGATTCTTCAAGTCGGTTCGTTTAAACTCACCGGCAAAAGAATCTTTAAGATGGCTCCTTTGCACCATCACTTCGAGTTGGGCGGCGTGAAAGAAACCAAGATCGTGATCCGTTTCTGGATCATCGCGGTCATTCTCGCGATCATCTCCTTATCCACATTGAAAATTCAATGA
- a CDS encoding HIT family protein, which translates to MEESNSTQWDEPRKNLFSIHKLDYARGKRPEVDCILCGICRKDPDVPNLTISESPLTIVSVNLYPYNPGHLIIFPKRHILSYEELTREEALEIHEGSVKAISILKKLWNVQGFNLGYNIGKNSGGSIPHIHAHIVPRFPNEAGFLDVLANSRIVIYEPYEMQKEWIRIWEEFK; encoded by the coding sequence ATGGAAGAATCGAATTCTACGCAATGGGACGAACCTCGGAAAAATCTTTTTTCAATTCATAAGCTGGATTATGCGAGAGGGAAAAGACCCGAAGTGGATTGTATCCTTTGCGGAATTTGCAGAAAGGATCCGGACGTTCCCAATCTCACGATTTCGGAATCCCCTCTTACGATCGTTTCGGTGAATCTTTATCCGTACAATCCAGGACATCTGATCATTTTTCCGAAACGTCATATTCTTTCCTACGAAGAACTCACTCGAGAAGAGGCTCTTGAAATTCACGAAGGTAGCGTGAAGGCGATTTCGATTCTTAAAAAACTTTGGAACGTTCAGGGTTTCAATCTCGGTTATAACATCGGGAAGAATTCTGGCGGTTCGATTCCTCATATCCACGCGCATATCGTTCCGAGATTTCCGAACGAAGCCGGTTTTTTGGACGTATTAGCAAATTCAAGAATTGTAATCTACGAACCCTACGAAATGCAGAAGGAATGGATTCGTATCTGGGAAGAATTTAAGTAA
- a CDS encoding UDP-N-acetylglucosamine--N-acetylmuramyl-(pentapeptide) pyrophosphoryl-undecaprenol N-acetylglucosamine transferase, which yields MRSIVIAAGGTGGHISPGVALAEVLTEMKEKIGFENLYLYSLVRNRNNPDLEQAPCPVLWHDLPPLSSNILLFPFRYTYQILKTFLLFRRLNVDVVIGMGGYSTVSSILYGIVFGKKVYLCEQNTVPGNVNRLFFRFANKAAFSFPPKNSAIPCDYQVLGNPLRKKTIPKMSLKFSEKYDTKKKKQFNVLVMGGSQGARQINNIVVALMGHEEINTQFRFRVLTGSALYEEVSQKTKKDAELISYSDNMKEHYEWANFVIARSGSGVLSECAAFALPMILIPYPYAKDDHQMANAKYFEMNGAAVVIDQKDEDESHLFRILDQMANNVNLLNDMSISSLQCSHVEASKDTAKYFFSLD from the coding sequence ATGAGATCGATCGTAATCGCGGCCGGCGGGACCGGCGGACATATTTCACCGGGCGTCGCCTTGGCGGAAGTATTGACCGAAATGAAGGAAAAAATCGGATTCGAAAATTTATATCTTTATTCTCTCGTAAGAAATCGGAACAACCCGGATCTGGAACAGGCTCCTTGTCCCGTTCTTTGGCACGACCTTCCGCCTCTTTCGAGCAACATTCTGCTGTTTCCTTTTCGTTATACGTATCAAATACTCAAGACTTTTCTTTTATTCAGAAGATTGAATGTGGATGTAGTCATCGGAATGGGCGGTTATTCCACGGTTTCCTCTATTCTTTATGGAATCGTTTTCGGAAAGAAGGTTTATCTCTGCGAACAGAACACGGTTCCCGGAAACGTAAACCGTTTGTTTTTCCGTTTTGCGAACAAGGCCGCCTTCAGTTTTCCACCGAAGAATTCGGCGATCCCGTGCGATTATCAAGTTCTCGGAAATCCTCTTCGAAAGAAGACGATTCCGAAGATGTCCTTAAAGTTCTCCGAAAAATACGATACAAAGAAGAAAAAACAATTCAACGTTCTTGTGATGGGCGGAAGCCAAGGCGCGAGACAGATCAACAACATCGTGGTCGCGTTGATGGGTCACGAAGAGATCAACACACAGTTTCGATTTCGCGTATTGACCGGCTCCGCGTTGTATGAGGAGGTTTCCCAAAAAACCAAAAAGGACGCCGAACTCATCTCTTATTCGGACAATATGAAAGAACACTACGAATGGGCCAACTTCGTGATCGCACGTTCCGGTTCGGGAGTTCTTTCCGAATGCGCCGCATTCGCATTGCCGATGATTCTGATTCCTTATCCGTACGCAAAGGACGATCATCAGATGGCCAACGCGAAGTACTTCGAAATGAACGGAGCCGCGGTCGTCATCGATCAAAAGGACGAGGACGAATCCCATCTTTTTCGGATTTTGGATCAAATGGCGAATAACGTGAATTTGTTAAACGACATGTCGATCAGTTCGCTTCAGTGTTCCCACGTCGAAGCGTCCAAAGACACCGCGAAATATTTTTTCTCCCTCGATTGA
- a CDS encoding UDP-N-acetylmuramoyl-L-alanyl-D-glutamate--2,6-diaminopimelate ligase gives MKLTSLLHKFPELKIRSLPSDKNPDSIEVDYIQSDSRRANESDIFCVADSIGSKREEFITNTKASLILLSEDAMVAVEKGAVTNSNLQNETSTAIAGSNDSTSSFKIPSSKTVLEYKGDPEQLQGPIASFLLGDPSKDLEIVAVTGTNGKTSLTNILFALATDQGKNCGLIGTIGVKFGDRLIDTGYTTPDASSLNLILKQMRDSGVTTVFMEASSHGLKLGRMNGIAIKAGVFTNLTQDHLDFHSDMNDYFESKFRLFEILDRSKSPFAVLDYASPGGQDLYDKILNKLAGLSVDALDGPSKEWKVDDLSLTLQGTSYTIVLPNDVKGQTEGSECTIHTNLLGSFNVRNTALAFITGARLGLDLQKMLSSLEKIPQIPGRFQIVYSKDRSRMAVVDYAHTPDALENIISSVRDSQPKRLITLFGCGGDRDRTKRPKMARIAEELSDQVILTSDNPRTEPPESILDEIQTGFSPGFKPLLREVDRARAIAEGVAALPEGGCLLVAGKGHEEYQIIGKEKRRFSDVEEVQKAFGLF, from the coding sequence ATGAAGTTAACCAGCCTTCTCCATAAATTTCCGGAACTCAAAATCAGATCGCTTCCTTCGGATAAGAATCCGGATTCGATCGAAGTCGATTATATCCAATCCGATTCGAGAAGGGCGAACGAATCCGATATCTTTTGCGTCGCCGATTCGATCGGTTCCAAAAGGGAAGAATTCATAACGAACACGAAGGCTTCCCTGATTTTGTTAAGCGAAGACGCGATGGTCGCGGTCGAAAAGGGCGCGGTTACGAATTCGAACTTGCAAAATGAAACTTCGACTGCGATCGCAGGTTCAAACGATTCCACTTCGTCCTTTAAGATTCCTTCTTCCAAAACCGTTTTGGAATACAAAGGCGATCCCGAACAACTCCAAGGTCCGATCGCATCTTTCTTGTTAGGCGATCCATCCAAGGATTTGGAAATCGTAGCCGTGACCGGAACAAACGGAAAAACGTCGCTTACGAACATTCTTTTCGCTTTGGCAACGGATCAGGGAAAAAACTGCGGACTCATCGGAACGATCGGAGTGAAGTTCGGAGATCGGTTGATCGACACGGGTTATACGACGCCCGACGCTTCTTCCTTAAATCTGATTTTGAAACAGATGAGGGATTCGGGCGTAACGACGGTATTTATGGAAGCGAGTTCTCACGGACTCAAACTCGGAAGAATGAACGGGATTGCGATCAAAGCCGGAGTTTTCACCAATCTCACTCAGGATCATCTCGACTTTCATTCCGATATGAACGATTACTTCGAAAGCAAGTTTCGTTTGTTCGAAATTCTGGACCGATCCAAATCTCCGTTTGCGGTTTTGGATTACGCTTCTCCGGGCGGTCAAGATTTATATGATAAAATTCTAAACAAGTTGGCGGGTTTGTCCGTAGACGCGTTAGACGGTCCTTCCAAGGAATGGAAGGTCGACGATCTTTCTTTGACGTTGCAGGGAACTTCTTACACGATCGTTTTGCCGAACGACGTAAAAGGACAAACCGAAGGCAGCGAATGTACGATCCATACCAATCTTTTGGGTTCGTTTAACGTGCGTAATACGGCTCTCGCGTTTATCACGGGCGCTCGGTTGGGTTTGGATCTTCAAAAGATGCTTTCTTCCTTGGAAAAAATTCCTCAGATCCCGGGGCGATTTCAGATCGTTTACAGCAAAGACCGTTCTCGGATGGCGGTCGTCGATTACGCGCATACTCCGGACGCGCTTGAAAATATAATCTCCAGCGTCAGGGATTCTCAGCCGAAACGTTTGATCACGTTGTTCGGATGCGGAGGCGATCGGGACAGAACCAAACGTCCTAAGATGGCGCGTATCGCGGAGGAACTTTCCGATCAGGTCATTCTCACTTCGGACAACCCGAGAACCGAACCGCCCGAATCGATTTTGGACGAGATTCAAACCGGGTTTTCTCCGGGTTTTAAACCTCTTTTACGCGAGGTCGATCGGGCCCGTGCGATCGCCGAAGGAGTGGCGGCTTTGCCGGAAGGCGGTTGTCTTCTTGTGGCAGGAAAGGGACACGAAGAATATCAAATCATCGGTAAGGAAAAACGCCGTTTCAGCGATGTGGAAGAAGTTCAAAAAGCGTTCGGTCTTTTTTAA
- a CDS encoding STAS domain-containing protein — protein sequence MNDLTMEYEDLRNYLNSHLEKNPTCIVLDFSQIEVISSVALGILVGFTNRVRGLGIEVETQNVSPRLKQILRLVSLDRVFGSL from the coding sequence TTGAACGACCTAACTATGGAATACGAGGATCTACGAAACTATCTAAATTCGCATCTAGAAAAAAATCCTACTTGTATCGTATTGGATTTCTCCCAAATCGAAGTGATCTCCTCGGTCGCTCTCGGAATTCTGGTGGGATTTACCAATCGTGTTCGCGGTCTGGGAATCGAAGTGGAGACACAAAACGTTTCTCCTCGTCTGAAACAAATCCTAAGACTTGTATCTCTTGACAGAGTTTTCGGCTCTTTATAA
- the murC gene encoding UDP-N-acetylmuramate--L-alanine ligase, with product MNSDWKNFQRPFFLGIGGSGMSSLAFLLLSKGLKVGGYDGKHSSVVEKLVSDGGTVLHKSDTLSVENYDLAVYSSAIRLDSHPLVKKFRDRGIPLVHRSELLHQVMSEKKQISVAGSHGKTTTTAMTAFLLERCGMSPSVMVGGEVAFLNGKGGFWGKGEWGVFESDESDGTFNNHNAEIRILTNVDEDHLDYYQTRENLLSAFARYMDRTTRRLILNLDDIGIVDSLNLIGDRSKILGFAKEETSNAIVSTLEDSRVAKYTIRDGILFFRFQKKEYSFSLKYPGEHYLKNALAAVLAGHEAGADIAELVSKIPDYSGVSRRLEYMGSKNGIEVYDDYGHHPTEIKAVIQSMEGLKKDGRAIILFQPHRYTRTQNLYREFAESLDTGETVYLLPIYSAGEDPIDGVKTELIADAMKVSAKILPKEIEEGVSVLKNFLKPGDKFVTLGAGNVRDWGLAFLKD from the coding sequence ATGAACTCCGATTGGAAAAACTTTCAAAGACCGTTCTTTCTCGGAATCGGCGGTTCCGGAATGTCTTCGCTCGCATTTCTGCTTTTGAGCAAGGGATTGAAAGTGGGCGGCTACGATGGAAAACATTCTTCCGTTGTGGAAAAACTCGTATCGGACGGCGGGACCGTTCTGCATAAATCCGATACGCTTTCGGTGGAGAATTACGATCTCGCCGTTTATTCCTCCGCGATCCGATTGGATTCCCATCCGTTGGTCAAAAAATTTCGCGATCGGGGAATTCCTTTGGTGCACAGATCGGAATTGTTGCATCAAGTCATGTCCGAAAAAAAACAAATCTCCGTCGCGGGTTCGCACGGTAAAACGACGACGACCGCGATGACCGCGTTTCTTTTGGAACGATGCGGGATGTCCCCGTCCGTGATGGTGGGCGGAGAGGTCGCGTTTTTAAACGGAAAGGGCGGCTTTTGGGGCAAGGGAGAATGGGGCGTTTTCGAATCCGACGAGTCCGACGGAACATTCAACAATCATAATGCGGAAATCCGAATTCTTACGAACGTAGACGAGGATCATCTCGATTATTATCAGACAAGGGAGAATTTGTTAAGCGCATTCGCCCGTTATATGGATCGTACGACTCGGAGACTGATACTCAACTTGGACGATATCGGAATCGTGGATTCTTTGAATTTGATCGGGGATCGATCTAAAATCTTAGGATTCGCGAAGGAAGAAACGTCGAACGCGATCGTATCGACCCTCGAAGATTCTCGCGTGGCGAAATATACGATCCGAGACGGGATTTTGTTCTTTCGCTTTCAAAAAAAAGAATATTCGTTTTCTCTAAAATATCCCGGGGAACACTATCTGAAAAACGCGCTTGCCGCTGTTCTCGCAGGTCACGAGGCCGGAGCGGACATCGCGGAACTCGTATCGAAGATCCCGGATTATTCCGGCGTCAGCAGAAGACTCGAATACATGGGAAGTAAAAACGGAATCGAGGTCTACGACGACTACGGACATCATCCCACCGAGATCAAAGCGGTGATCCAATCCATGGAAGGTTTGAAAAAAGACGGAAGGGCCATCATTCTGTTTCAACCCCACCGTTATACGCGCACTCAAAATCTTTATCGGGAATTTGCGGAAAGCCTCGATACGGGAGAAACGGTTTATCTTTTGCCGATCTATTCCGCGGGGGAAGACCCGATCGACGGAGTCAAAACGGAACTCATCGCGGATGCGATGAAGGTTTCCGCGAAAATTCTTCCCAAAGAAATCGAAGAAGGGGTTTCCGTCCTGAAAAATTTTCTAAAACCGGGAGACAAGTTCGTGACTCTCGGAGCGGGAAACGTCCGGGATTGGGGACTTGCTTTTTTAAAAGATTAG
- a CDS encoding CheR family methyltransferase — MTESQFGMTTISDEEFQFIKSLMYKETGIFLADHKKIMVQSRLNGRARHFGLKTVSEYIGRLRADHGFFNSELTELINRITTNKTDFFRENHHFDFLKSTFFPSVEEKAAKSGKKILRIWSSACSTGEEPYTIAITCLEYFAFKPGWDIKIYASDIDTNVINTAKEGIYREDRLQPVDDKLKNKYFTKHKDPERGELSYHAKPELKALIDFRKVNLLETPYPIPEKMDCVFCRNVIIYFDKQTQKKIFENFEKVLKDRGLLVIGHSETLFGISESYKFLGHTIY; from the coding sequence ATGACAGAAAGCCAATTCGGGATGACGACGATTTCCGACGAGGAATTTCAATTTATCAAATCCCTCATGTATAAAGAAACCGGGATATTTCTCGCGGATCATAAAAAGATAATGGTTCAATCCAGACTCAACGGAAGGGCGAGGCATTTCGGATTAAAAACCGTATCCGAATACATCGGAAGATTGCGCGCGGATCACGGTTTTTTCAACAGCGAACTCACGGAACTCATCAATCGAATCACAACGAACAAAACGGATTTCTTCCGCGAGAATCATCACTTTGATTTTTTAAAAAGTACGTTCTTCCCTTCGGTGGAAGAAAAGGCCGCAAAGAGCGGAAAAAAAATCCTGAGAATTTGGTCCAGCGCCTGTTCGACGGGAGAAGAACCGTATACGATCGCGATCACTTGTCTCGAATATTTCGCGTTCAAACCCGGATGGGATATTAAGATTTATGCATCCGATATCGATACGAACGTAATCAACACGGCTAAGGAAGGAATTTATCGGGAGGATCGTCTTCAACCGGTGGACGACAAACTCAAAAATAAATATTTTACCAAACACAAGGATCCGGAAAGGGGAGAATTATCCTATCACGCCAAACCCGAATTGAAGGCGCTGATCGATTTTAGAAAAGTGAATCTTTTGGAAACCCCGTATCCGATTCCCGAAAAGATGGATTGTGTGTTTTGTAGAAACGTAATCATCTATTTCGACAAACAGACTCAGAAAAAAATATTTGAGAATTTTGAAAAGGTATTAAAGGATCGAGGTCTTCTTGTGATCGGTCATTCGGAAACCTTGTTCGGAATTTCGGAAAGTTATAAGTTTCTCGGACATACGATTTATTAG
- a CDS encoding acyl-CoA thioesterase: MASKISKEDFEFFHTLRVRYAESDPQGIVFNANYLVYFDVAITEYFRAHGLPYGDSISTHEIDFHVIHTSIDYKAQARFDEELQIFVKGSYSSVKISWDIAVFRDTTLICSGILIYAAVDTKTGSLKRIDSRLASLLKLEPKSDRTKGVS; this comes from the coding sequence ATGGCTTCTAAAATTTCAAAGGAAGATTTCGAATTTTTTCACACTCTCCGAGTGCGTTATGCGGAATCGGACCCGCAAGGAATCGTATTCAACGCGAATTATCTCGTCTACTTCGACGTCGCGATCACGGAATATTTCCGCGCGCACGGTCTTCCCTACGGGGATTCGATTTCCACACACGAAATCGACTTTCACGTCATCCATACTTCGATCGACTATAAGGCGCAGGCTCGTTTCGATGAAGAACTTCAGATTTTCGTTAAGGGTTCTTATAGCAGCGTGAAAATTTCTTGGGACATCGCGGTCTTTCGGGATACTACTTTAATCTGTTCGGGGATTTTGATCTACGCCGCGGTCGACACGAAAACGGGAAGTTTAAAAAGAATCGATTCTCGGCTCGCGTCTTTATTGAAGCTCGAACCGAAATCGGATCGGACAAAGGGCGTTTCCTAA
- a CDS encoding FtsW/RodA/SpoVE family cell cycle protein has translation MIDFLARKWREVWLPGKNSLDVLLIVTIFILLFTGLCVMYSSSSITAWREFKDSEYFLKKQAIWTCIGLVFFFFFSAFPYQKLEKLALVGMIVAIGLLILVFIPGVGKSVSTYYGRNFHRWIAIGPYQLQPSEMAKVAVLIYLASLFQKLKLESTPDYKKLLIPTVLLLTVIVLILVEPAFGTTLEILFVILGFIFLFGFPFRNLLVVGIVSLPLIYILIDRVGYRKKRVEVWLDPYRYRFDEGHQLVTSFRAFLDGGWFGNKLASGYAHRYLTYSHTDFVLATFVEDFGFLGFATFIFLVLLLLFRSFYLVQKVKDPFGFYLGAGILIILGTQFIINMFVVTGIFPITGISLPFVSYGGSSILIVLISLGILVNITRKENLGL, from the coding sequence ATGATCGATTTTCTCGCAAGAAAGTGGAGGGAGGTTTGGCTTCCGGGAAAGAATTCTCTGGACGTTCTTTTGATCGTTACGATATTCATTCTTCTTTTCACCGGACTTTGCGTGATGTATTCCTCTTCGAGTATAACCGCTTGGAGAGAATTTAAGGATTCCGAATATTTCCTAAAAAAACAGGCGATCTGGACCTGCATCGGTCTCGTATTTTTCTTTTTCTTTTCGGCGTTTCCGTATCAGAAGCTCGAAAAACTCGCGTTAGTCGGAATGATCGTCGCGATCGGTCTTTTGATTTTGGTTTTTATTCCCGGAGTCGGTAAGTCCGTTTCCACGTATTACGGAAGAAATTTCCACAGATGGATCGCGATCGGTCCGTATCAGCTACAACCTTCCGAGATGGCAAAGGTCGCGGTTCTCATTTATCTCGCTTCTCTGTTTCAAAAGTTGAAGTTGGAATCCACTCCCGATTACAAAAAGCTTCTGATTCCCACCGTGCTTTTGTTGACCGTCATCGTTTTGATTCTCGTGGAACCCGCGTTCGGAACCACTCTTGAAATTCTATTCGTCATTTTGGGTTTTATCTTTTTATTCGGATTTCCGTTTCGGAATCTATTGGTTGTGGGGATCGTTTCTCTTCCTTTGATCTACATTCTGATCGATCGGGTGGGTTATCGTAAAAAACGCGTGGAGGTCTGGCTCGATCCGTATCGTTATCGTTTCGACGAAGGCCATCAGCTCGTAACGTCTTTTCGCGCTTTTTTGGACGGAGGCTGGTTCGGAAATAAATTGGCCTCGGGTTACGCGCATCGATATCTAACATACAGCCATACGGACTTCGTATTAGCGACGTTTGTCGAAGATTTCGGTTTTTTAGGGTTTGCGACTTTTATTTTTCTCGTCCTTCTTTTGTTATTCCGAAGTTTTTATCTCGTCCAAAAGGTCAAAGATCCTTTCGGATTTTATTTGGGAGCGGGAATTCTGATCATCTTAGGAACGCAGTTCATCATCAACATGTTCGTAGTGACGGGAATCTTTCCGATCACGGGGATCAGTTTGCCGTTCGTGAGTTACGGAGGATCTTCCATTCTCATCGTGTTGATTTCTCTTGGAATTCTTGTCAATATTACGCGAAAGGAAAACCTGGGTCTATGA